In Capricornis sumatraensis isolate serow.1 chromosome 16, serow.2, whole genome shotgun sequence, a genomic segment contains:
- the BSX gene encoding brain-specific homeobox protein homolog yields MNLNFTSPLHPASSQRPTSFFIEDILLHKPKPLREVAPDHFTSTLASRVPLLDYGYPLMPTPTLLAPHPHHPLHKGDHHHPYFLTTSGVPVPALFPHPQHPELPGKHCRRRKARTVFSDSQLSGLEKRFEIQRYLSTPERVELATALSLSETQVKTWFQNRRMKHKKQLRKSQDEPKAPDGPESPEGSPRGPEAAPAEARLGLPASSFVLTEPEDEVDIGDEGELGSGPHVL; encoded by the exons ATGAATCTCAACTTCACCTCCCCTCTACACCCGGCGTCATCTCAGAGGCCCACGTCCTTCTTCATCGAGGATATCCTGCTACACAAGCCCAAGCCGCTGAGGGAGGTGGCCCCTGACCATTTCACCAGCACTCTGGCCTCCCGGGTGCCTCTGCTAGACTATGGCTACCCACTCATGCCCACACCCACTCTCCTGGCTCCTCACCCCCATCACCCACTACATAAGGGAGACCACCACCACCCTTATTTCCTCACCACCTCGG GGGTGCCAGTCCCCGCGCTGTTCCCGCACCCCCAGCACCCGGAGCTGCCGGGGAAGCACTGCCGCCGCCGCAAAGCTCGCACAGTTTTCTCGGACTCGCAGCTCTCGGGCCTGGAGAAGAGATTCGAGATCCAGCGCTACTTGTCCACGCCGGAGCGGGTGGAGCTGGCCACGGCCCTCAGCCTGTCGGAGACGCAg GTGAAAACGTGGTTCCAGAACCGCCGGATGAAGCATAAAAAGCAGCTGAGGAAAAGTCAAGACGAACCCAAAGCGCCTGATGGGCCCGAGAGCCCCGAGGGCAGCCCCCGCGGCCCCGAGGCCGCACCTGCCGAGGCTCGGCTGGGCCTGCCTGCCAGCTCCTTCGTGCTGACGGAGCCGGAGGACGAGGTGGACATTGGGGACGAGGGGGAGCTGGGCTCAGGGCCGCACGTGCTCTGA